The proteins below are encoded in one region of Lactuca sativa cultivar Salinas chromosome 3, Lsat_Salinas_v11, whole genome shotgun sequence:
- the LOC111883338 gene encoding agamous-like MADS-box protein AGL104, translated as MGRNKLPMKRIENNTSRLVTFCKRRNGLIKKAYELSVLCDIDIALIMFSPSGRLNHFSCKRRTEDVLNRFVNLSDSDRGSVIQHREYLNSLLSKIRSENDLAIHIPWIFEPDPTNFTSLYDYESYEKLLYKTLDQVTQRKEYLLSNQPPAYHSSVLQAKKYNTINASYVSMIYKNTMGESSSKNEDLNCWPENVCDGTNRMDGQTHANMFTSSSPENTYEVTRNQLSDAIFDPLPKSTMNEEPHSIEGFQGCNQESLWHQSTDELLSSLMTHDVTFSVTKVPDL; from the exons ATGGGTCGAAATAAGCTTCCAATGAAAAGAATCGAGAACAACACAAGCAGATTGGTCACATTTTGCAAACGTAGAAATGGACTCATTAAGAAGGCTTATGAGCTCTCGGTTTTATGTGATATCGACATTGCTCTCATCATGTTTTCTCCATCAGGTCGCCTTAACCACTTTTCCTGTAAACGAAG AACCGAAGATGTACTCAATCGATTCGTAAATCTCTCCGACTCTGATAGAGGAAG TGTGATTCAACATAGAGAG TATTTGAACAGCCTCCTAAGCAAGATCAGGAGTGAAAATGATTTGGCCATCCATATTCCTTG GATATTTGAGCCAGATCCAACGAACTTTACATCACTTTATGATTATGAATCCTATGAGAAGTTACTTTATAAGACATTGGACCAAGTTACACAACGCAAG GAATATTTGTTAAGTAACCAGCCACCTGCATACCATTCAAGTGTATTACAG GCAAAAAAGTATAACACTATAAATGCAAGTTATGTAAGCATGATATATAAAAATACCATG GGAGAAAGTTCATCCAAAAATGAGGATCTCAATTGTTGGCCCGAAAATGTTTGTGATGGTACAAATCGAATGGATGGACAAACCCACGCAAATATGTTTACCTCAAGTTCACCTGAAAACACCTATGAAGTCACTAG GAACCAATTGTCAGATGCAATATTTGACCCATTGCCAAAATCAACAATGAATGAGGAACCACATAGCATTGAAGGGTTTCAGGGTTGTAACCAAGAGAGCCTGTGGCATCAGTCAACTGATGAGCTGCTATCTTCTCTTATGACACATGATGTCACTTTCTCAGTGACCAAGGTTCCTGATTTATAA